A portion of the Acanthopagrus latus isolate v.2019 chromosome 21, fAcaLat1.1, whole genome shotgun sequence genome contains these proteins:
- the LOC119011804 gene encoding uncharacterized protein KIAA0040 homolog, translated as MDGKADSIQEFFNQLWSFATDKHNQGVYNTVCLVVLLTLPLLVLLTTLVVCCHCCCCRHSNVCCCCCCCRDGTLRSETKKKKGSGNNEEDLWISVKTGPMTPDRVALAMV; from the coding sequence ATGGATGGGAAGGCCGACAGCATCCAGGAGTTTTTCAACCAACTCTGGAGCTTCGCTACGGACAAGCACAACCAGGGGGTCTACAACACGGTCTGCCTGGTGGTCCTCCTGACCCTCCCCCTGCTCGTCCTCCTCACCACTCTGGTGGtgtgctgccactgctgctgctgtcgccaTAGCAacgtctgctgctgttgctgctgctgccgagaTGGGACGCTGAGGTcggagacgaagaagaagaagggctCGGGCAACAACGAGGAGGACTTGTGGATCTCTGTCAAGACGGGGCCAATGACGCCCGACAGGGTCGCTCTGGCCATGGTGTAG